A window of Macrococcus sp. 19Msa1099 genomic DNA:
TGCTGATGAACTGTTTGTTGCGCCTACCATTATTCTTGATCCTGAGCTCAGCAACAGCGTGATGCAGCAGGAAATCTTCGGTCCAATATTACCGATTATCGGCTATGATACGTTCAATGAAGTGTATGATATCGTTGAGCAGTATGAGAAGCCGCTTGCACTTTATCTCTTCACTGAAGACAGTGATCAAATAACAGCAGTATTTAATCGTCTGTCATTTGGCGGAGGATGCGTTAATGACACAATCTTGCATCTTGCAAATCCAAACCTTCCTTTTGGTGGTGTTGGGCACTCAGGTATCGGAAGCTATCACGGGAAATATTCATTTGAATTATTCAGCCATGAAAAGAGCTATATTACAAAGAGTACAAAGCTTGAATCTGGTTTACTCTTCCCACCCTACAAAGGAAAATTCAAATATGTAAAACAATTGTTTAAATAAAAAGCAGTCGGGACATCAATTCCCGACTGCTTTTAATATAGTTCCGGACGTCTTGAGTTCATCACTGGTATAGACGACTTCACTTCTTTACTATAATCCAGGTCAACAGATACCTTTAACGTTGCCTCTGCTGTTTCAAGTGTTTCTACTAACGTGCCAAGTGGATTGATTACTTTCGACTGTCCACCAAACTTTTCTTCCCTACAGTAACCGACATTATTACACGCGATAACATAGACCTGATTCTCAATCGCACGTGCATAGAGCAGCTTATTGAAAGCATCAATGCGTGAAGCTGGCCATTCGGCGACGACAAAGAGGACTTCTATACCTTCTAAAGCAAGCTTCCTTGAAATCTCAGGGAAACGCAGGTCATAACAGATGATAACACCCATCTTTATCTCGTCTAATGTGAAGGTTTGAATATGATTCCCCGCTGTTAAATATTTCGGTTCATCCAGCATCGGTACGAGATGCACTTTATCATATTGGTGCACAATTTCGCCATCGTGATCAATAACAACACTCCTATTGAAGATACGGCCGTGAGACTTTACAGCTATTGAACCCCCGACAATATGCACATGATGCACCTTCGCCATCTCTTGTAACACACGAATCTCGCGAGTTCCATCTTCATCCGCAAGCTCATTTAATTCATCCAGCACATAAGAAGTATTCCACATCTCAGGAAGAATGACAATCTCTATACTTTCATCCAGTGCGCTGATCCATTTTCTTATCTTTGCAATGTTTTCATCAGGATTTCCAGGAATAATCTCCATTTGATAGATTGCACACTTCATCTTAAAACTCCTCTCGTTTTTTATGTAATTCCATGTATAAAAAATAATTAATACTAATTTTTACAGTTCTAAATTTACCTTTTACACCACATTTACACTTAGCAATTATAATATAAATATCACAATACAAGGAGCAGACAATGATATTACAACATCGCAAAATGGATAACAAACTTGTCTACAAATTACAGATTGCTCGTCGAACTCAAGTTAGCAACAATAAACTTAAAGAATTAGAATATAGCCTTAGAGGTTATTTTGGTGAAGTGGCGTTTGATAAATTATCGGATAAATCCTTGAATAAGGGCATCACATTAAGGAACTTGAATTACATTGTCAACAATAAAACATTTCAGATAGACAGCTTAATTTTAATGAATGGTGATTTATATATATTTGAAGTTAAAGATTTTACATCAGATTTATACTATGTTGATGGACAATATTATTATGCAGATCAATCACCTTGTGAGCGAATCAATAACCAGATGGAACGAACACCTAAATTATTTACTCTCCTTTTAAAAAATTCTCAACTGCATTATAACTTCCACTATTATCACGCTTTCATCAATCCCACACATAAAGTATATGGCTATCACGCAACAGATAAGATTTTAGAACAAGCTAGAATATGTAAATTTATTAGCGAGAACAGTCAAATGCCTGTTGGTGCATACGATATAGAGTGTTGTGAAAAACTACTAAGTTTACAAGATACTTCAGATCCCTTTAATTTCAGAACTCCTCACAACTTTCACAATTTTAAAAAAGGAGTCTTGTGCGAATGTATGAAATCATTTTACACAAAACATTCTAACAGAAAATATAAATGCTCATCGTGTAATAAAATCATTGATTGTGATCACTTATTGGATAGTGCGATTCAAGAGATTAAATTAATATTTCCTGACGAACGTATCACGACACATATATTAAAAGCGTGGACTAAAGGTTTAGTGAGTCGTGAGAAGATTCGCTTATTCTTAAACAAGCGATATAGACGTCATCAGCTAGGAAGCATCATTTATTATGAGTGAAATTGGCGCCATGCCAATTTCATCTGCTTTTTCTCTCGCGAATTTGGCGCCGTGCCAATTTCATCTGCTTTTTCCCTCGCGAATTTGGCGCCATGCCAATTTCATCTGCTTTTTCCCTCGCGAATTTGGCGCCATGCCAATTTCATCTGCTTTTTCTCTCGCGAATTTGGCGCCGTGCCAATTTCATCTGCTTTTTCTCTCGCGAATTTGGCGCCGTGCCAATTTCATCTGCTTTTTCTCTCACGAATTTGGCGCCGTGCCAATTTCATCTGCTTTTTCCCTCACGAAGTTGGCGCCATGCCAATTTCATCTGCTTTTTCCCTCACGAAGTTGGCGCCATGCCAATTTCATCTGCAAAAAATACCGGACATTCTCATCCGGTATCATCTTCCTTATAAAAATTGCACGCATACTGCTTCTGGTGCACGTGCACTATCATCCAATAATGTTAAGCGTCCTGTCTGCTCGTCACGCTCGAACAAACTTAACACACCGTCTCTTTCATGTGCACATACTAAATATTTATCGCTGTTATCAATATTGAAGTCACGTGGCCAATCGCCTTGTGTAGATATAATTTCAACCAGTTCTAGCGCTTCACCTTCACCTTGTACTTTATACACTGCAATAGACTGATGTCCGCGGTTTGATGCGTAAACAAATTGCTGATCGTGGCTCATTCTTATTGCTGCACCTTGTGAGTGGCCTGTAAAGTCTTCAGGTAACGCCGAATATTTCTCTTTCATTTCAAACTTGCCGTCATTATAAGACAACACCACAACTTCATTGCTTAACTCAGTGAATAAGTACGCATACTTCCCGTTCTCATGGAAGATTAAATGTCTTGGCCCCATGCCCGGTTCTACATCTAATACGCCGACTTGCTTAAATCCTTCATCACCGAACGTAAATGTAATCACTTCGTCTGTTCCTAAATCTACAGCAACTGCATATCCATCCGGTGTTTCCTGAATATAGTGCGTATGTGCATTATCTTGACGTTCTTCGTTCGGTCCACTACCTTGCTGCTGATGTGTATCGATAAGTTGTACTACTGCTCCATTGTCATCTAATGCATAAAGTCTCACTATTCCTGATCCATACACCGCTTCTAATAGATACTTCCCATCACGGCTGATCCATAAGTGACAACCACTGTCTGTAGATTCCAGTAAATCATTGATTACTGTAAGTTCTTCACCGATCTGATAGCTTTGAATCCCTGCACCTTGCTCGTCTTTTTTAATGCCATATAACTTATCACCATGCTTTTGGATGTAAGTCGATGCCCCTACTTCATAGCCTGTTTCTACTGATGTAATCTTTTTCAGGTCAGTATCTATTTCAAAGGTATAAATCCCTTTGCCATCATTTTTTGTATAAGAACCTAATAACCCTTTAATTTTAGTCATGTTAACGCCTCCTCATAGTCATATTAACAAATCCTATATAACATTGCTCATGAGAACACACAAAAAACTTTCAAAAATCTAAAAATTTTTGTTGCGTTAAGTTTAGTAATACATTACAATTTGTTTGGTATTAATAAATGACAGTCTTACATAACTATTTGTTAAGTAAAACTAATATTTAAATCTTTCCCAATTTTAAGGAGTGTCCAATGATTCATACACATTCCCAAAAGGTTTTACACAGTATCGACAAAGGCAAACATAACGTTACGCCTTTATTTACTGCCTTAAAAGAATATGAAGCACAAAACGTCACAAGCTTTGATGTACCTGGTCATAAGCGTGGCATCGATTCTGATTATGCACTCAACTATTATGGCATGCGCACCTTACGTCATGACGTGAATTCTATGCCGACTTTAGATAACTTTGATCATCCGACAAGCGTGATACATGATGCGCAAGCCTTAATGGCTGATCTGTTTCTAGCAGATGAAGCACACTTTTTATTAAATGGTACAACGTCTGGCATTCAGGCGATGATTCTGTCAGCACTCAAACCCAAAGATAAATTGCTACTTCCTAGAAACGTTCATAAATCTGTGCTGAATGCGATGGCACTTGCTGATGTCACACCTGTATATATGGTGCCTGAGTTCGATACAGAATACGGGATTGCACACAACATCAGTGTTGATACAGTACGCAAAACGATTGCTGCGCATCCTGATGCAAAGGCACTATTCATTATGAATCCGACTTATTTCGGTGCAGTAAGCGACTTGAAGGAGATTGTCTTTATTGCGCATAGCGCTGGGATACCTGTTCTTGTGGATGAGGCACATGGCGCACATTACCGCTTCTCAGAACACTTACCATTGTCCAGTATGGAAGCTGGTGCAGATATGGCAGCAACGAGCTTACATAAGACAGGCGGTTCGTTCACTCAGACGAGCGCATTATTATTTAACAGCCAGCTGATTGATAAGCATAAAGTAAAGAGCATCATCAATATGCTGACGTCAACATCGGCGTCATTCCTGCTCATGTCATCACTTGATATTGCACGTCAGCATTTAGCGCTGCACGGTGCAGAGAAGATCAACAATGTATTGTCACTTGTTCAGTCATTCAGAGAAAGAATCAATAAAATTCCCGGATTCTACATGTTAGAACCAGAGAAATTTAGCAACAAATATCAGCAGCAGTTAGACGAAACTAAACTCACAATCTATATTGATCATCGTCTTGATTTATCAGGTTTTGAAGTGTATCACACGCTGCGTAGCGTTTACGATATTCAGATGGAACTTGCAGAACCTAATATAGTGATGGGGATTGTTTCATTTATGGATAATGAAGCTGAACTCAATAAGCTCTATGATGCACTCGCACACATCAGCATTAAACACTTTAATCCTGACAAACCTTTCGTTCCACCGATTCTGAAGCAGATGTCGATTCCGATGCAGAAGATGGGTTTAAGAGATGTCTTCTATTCAGAGACTAGAGTTGTCCAGATTGAAGATGCCCTTAATGAAATATGTGCAGAAAGTTTAATGATCTATCCACCAGGTATTCCAATCCTGATGGCCGGTGAAATGATTACCCAGGAAGTCATCGACTACTGGAAATTTATTAACGATCAGCCCATCATCAAGATTGGCGCAGAAAACAAAAATGAAGTATTTATAATTGATCATAAGGGAGATACTTAATAATGAAGTTAACAACACTTGGAAGACACGTTTTAATCGAATACTATAACTGTGACAAAGATATTTTAAAAGACCATGATAAGGTAGAAGCAATCATGAATGAAGCTGCCCGCGTAAGTGGTGCGACAATCGTTGAAAGCTGTTTCCATACATTCAATCCGTACGGTGTAAGTGGTGCTGTTATCATCTCAGAGTCACATTTAACAATTCATACATGGCCTGAATATGGCTATGCATCAGTTGATGTATTCACTTGCGGAGATACAGTTGACCCTTGGCGTGCTGAAGATTATCTCCAAAAAGCATTGAAAGCTGAACTTTCAGATTCATATGAAATCGGTCGTGGTATGGCTGATAAGATCCACAAATATTCTAATGGTGAAATCGTCGTAGAATCATTCAAACCTGTGGAAGTAGCAGCTAAATAAGGAGGAATTGTACATGTTAGACTTATGGTATACAGAGAATCACACGGATAACGTAAAATTTTCTATTAAAACAACGGAACATATCTTAACCGAAAAAACACCATTCCAGCAAATTGATTTCTTCAAGTCTGAAGAATTTGGTACGTTCTTTACTTTAGATGGTTTAATGATGGTTAACGAAAAAGATGAATTCGTGTATCACGATATGATTACGCATGTTGCTATGGCAACAAACCCTAATATTAAGAAAGTACTCGTTATCGGTGGTGGTGATGGGGGTACTGTACGTGAGTTAACACGTTATGCATCAATCGAACAAATTGATATGGTAGAAATTGATGAGCGCGTTGTACGTTTATCTCAAGAATATCTTCCGATTACAGCAGGAAAGCTCTCAGATCCACGTGTTACTTTATTATTCGAAGACGGTTTGGCATACGTGAAGAACAAAGAAGATGGTTACTATGACCTTATCTTAGTAGACTCTACTGACCCAATCGGTCCTGGTGAAGGGTTATTCTCACATGATTTCTATAACAACTGTTTCCGTGTGTTAACAGATGACGGTATATTAATCAATCAGCATGAATCTCCTTATTATCCAAGCTACGCACATGAAATGAAGCGTGCACACTCTAAAATCAAAGGATTATTCCCGATTACGCGTGTGTATCAGTTCCATATGCCGACTTATCCATCAGGACACTGGTTATTTGGATTTGCTTCTAAGAAATTCGACCCATTAAAAGATGCCGACTTAGATGCATGGAACAAACTTGGCTTAAAAACT
This region includes:
- a CDS encoding carbon-nitrogen family hydrolase, producing MKCAIYQMEIIPGNPDENIAKIRKWISALDESIEIVILPEMWNTSYVLDELNELADEDGTREIRVLQEMAKVHHVHIVGGSIAVKSHGRIFNRSVVIDHDGEIVHQYDKVHLVPMLDEPKYLTAGNHIQTFTLDEIKMGVIICYDLRFPEISRKLALEGIEVLFVVAEWPASRIDAFNKLLYARAIENQVYVIACNNVGYCREEKFGGQSKVINPLGTLVETLETAEATLKVSVDLDYSKEVKSSIPVMNSRRPELY
- a CDS encoding nuclease-related domain-containing protein — its product is MILQHRKMDNKLVYKLQIARRTQVSNNKLKELEYSLRGYFGEVAFDKLSDKSLNKGITLRNLNYIVNNKTFQIDSLILMNGDLYIFEVKDFTSDLYYVDGQYYYADQSPCERINNQMERTPKLFTLLLKNSQLHYNFHYYHAFINPTHKVYGYHATDKILEQARICKFISENSQMPVGAYDIECCEKLLSLQDTSDPFNFRTPHNFHNFKKGVLCECMKSFYTKHSNRKYKCSSCNKIIDCDHLLDSAIQEIKLIFPDERITTHILKAWTKGLVSREKIRLFLNKRYRRHQLGSIIYYE
- a CDS encoding lactonase family protein, with translation MTKIKGLLGSYTKNDGKGIYTFEIDTDLKKITSVETGYEVGASTYIQKHGDKLYGIKKDEQGAGIQSYQIGEELTVINDLLESTDSGCHLWISRDGKYLLEAVYGSGIVRLYALDDNGAVVQLIDTHQQQGSGPNEERQDNAHTHYIQETPDGYAVAVDLGTDEVITFTFGDEGFKQVGVLDVEPGMGPRHLIFHENGKYAYLFTELSNEVVVLSYNDGKFEMKEKYSALPEDFTGHSQGAAIRMSHDQQFVYASNRGHQSIAVYKVQGEGEALELVEIISTQGDWPRDFNIDNSDKYLVCAHERDGVLSLFERDEQTGRLTLLDDSARAPEAVCVQFL
- a CDS encoding aminotransferase class V-fold PLP-dependent enzyme, encoding MIHTHSQKVLHSIDKGKHNVTPLFTALKEYEAQNVTSFDVPGHKRGIDSDYALNYYGMRTLRHDVNSMPTLDNFDHPTSVIHDAQALMADLFLADEAHFLLNGTTSGIQAMILSALKPKDKLLLPRNVHKSVLNAMALADVTPVYMVPEFDTEYGIAHNISVDTVRKTIAAHPDAKALFIMNPTYFGAVSDLKEIVFIAHSAGIPVLVDEAHGAHYRFSEHLPLSSMEAGADMAATSLHKTGGSFTQTSALLFNSQLIDKHKVKSIINMLTSTSASFLLMSSLDIARQHLALHGAEKINNVLSLVQSFRERINKIPGFYMLEPEKFSNKYQQQLDETKLTIYIDHRLDLSGFEVYHTLRSVYDIQMELAEPNIVMGIVSFMDNEAELNKLYDALAHISIKHFNPDKPFVPPILKQMSIPMQKMGLRDVFYSETRVVQIEDALNEICAESLMIYPPGIPILMAGEMITQEVIDYWKFINDQPIIKIGAENKNEVFIIDHKGDT
- the speD gene encoding adenosylmethionine decarboxylase produces the protein MKLTTLGRHVLIEYYNCDKDILKDHDKVEAIMNEAARVSGATIVESCFHTFNPYGVSGAVIISESHLTIHTWPEYGYASVDVFTCGDTVDPWRAEDYLQKALKAELSDSYEIGRGMADKIHKYSNGEIVVESFKPVEVAAK
- the speE gene encoding polyamine aminopropyltransferase; protein product: MLDLWYTENHTDNVKFSIKTTEHILTEKTPFQQIDFFKSEEFGTFFTLDGLMMVNEKDEFVYHDMITHVAMATNPNIKKVLVIGGGDGGTVRELTRYASIEQIDMVEIDERVVRLSQEYLPITAGKLSDPRVTLLFEDGLAYVKNKEDGYYDLILVDSTDPIGPGEGLFSHDFYNNCFRVLTDDGILINQHESPYYPSYAHEMKRAHSKIKGLFPITRVYQFHMPTYPSGHWLFGFASKKFDPLKDADLDAWNKLGLKTKYYNTDIHTGAFALPTFVKEMLDDATE